AAGTATTTTAACGATAAAGGTGGAGTTAATGGTACGCCAATTAAGTTAATTTTTCAAGATACGGCTGGTGATGAAGCTGGAACAATTAACGCCTTTCAAACTCTGATAAATAAAGACAAGGTTGTAGGTATTGTAGGGCCTACTTTATCTCAGCAAGCCTTTAGCGCAGATCCCATTGCTGAAAGGGCTAAAATACCAGTAGTGGGGCCTTCCAATACAGCAAAAGGTATCCCAGAAATCGGTGATTACATAGCGCGTGTTTCTGCACCCGTTTCTATCGTTGCACCAAATGCAGTCAAAGCTGCTCTTAAGCAAAATCCTAACATCAAAAGAGTTGCTGTTTTCTTTGCCCAAAATGATGCTTTTAGTAAATCGGAAACAGAAACATTTCAAAAAACAGTTAAGGATCAAGGATTAGAATTAGTAACAGTACAAAAGTTTCAAACTACTGATACTGATTTTCAATCTCAAGCTACTAACGCGATTAATTTAAAACCTGATTTAGTAATTATTTCTGGGTTAGCAGCCGATGGAGGAAACCTAGTCAGACAGTTACGAGAACTGGGTTACAAAGGTATAATAATTGGTGGGAACGGGCTAAATACATCAAATGTCTTTGCTGTTTGTAAAGCGCTTTGTGATGGTGTGTTAATCGCGCAAGCTTACAGCCCAGAATATACAAATGAGGTAAATACCGCTTTCCGCCAAGCCTACGTTGAACAGTATAAGAAAGAACCCCCTCAATTTAGCGCTCAAGCTTTCGCCGCCGTACAAGTTTATGTAGAAGCACTCAAAGCTTTAGACAACAAAAACAAAGTTAATAAAGTACAGTTACCAGAGTTACGAACTCAATTGAACCAACAGTTACTAACAGGTAAATACAGTACACCTCTAGGAGAAATTAGTTTCACACCTGTAGGTGAAATTGTCCAACAAAACTTTTATGTAGCTCAAATTAAAATGGAAAAAGATGGTAGTCAGGGTAAGTTTACATTTTTAAAGTAGGACTGTTGACAGTTGACTAATGACTATGGACTAATGACTAATTAAATGGAGCTATTTCTACAACAATTATTGAATGGGTTGTCTATTGGCAGCGTTTATGCGATTTTTGCGTTAGGTTACACCTTGGTTTATTCCATTTTGGGAATTATTAACTTAGCGCATGGTGCAATTTTTACTGTAGGTGCATATTTTACTTATGCACTCATGGGTGGTACTTTTGGATTTAATGGTTTGTTAGCTAATGCTAGTCTGCCGATTAAATTACCATTTGCGATCGCTCTAATTCTGGGTAGTGGTTTCGCAGGTTTGCTGGGAGTTGCAATGGAAAGGGTGGCTTTTCAACCTTTGCGAAAGAAAGGATCTGACCCTTTGCTAACTGTGGTTTCTAGCTTAGGTGTAGCAGTAGTTATTGTGAACCTAATCCAATATTTAGTAGGCGCAGAAAGTTACACATTCCCAGCCGATACTTTTGGTAATTTACCCCCAGCAATTAACTTCGGCACACAAGAACAACCCATCCCTATTCGTAGTGTACAGGTGATGATTTTTACTGTGTCCGTGATAATTGTAGCAATTCTCACCTTTTTTATTAACCGCACTAAATACGGTAAGGCAATTCAGGCGATCGCAGAAGATGCCACTACTGCTAGTTTATTGGGTATTAATAGCGATCGCTTTATTGTCTTAACTTTCTTCATTAGCAGCTTCCTCGCTGGCTTGGCGGGTACATTAGTCGCCTCTAGTGTGAGTATTGCTGGCCCCTATTTTGGTATCGGCTTCGGGTTGCGGGGTTTAGCAGTAATTGTTTTGGGTGGTTTGGGTAGCATTCCCGGCGCAGTCTTAGGGGGTTTACTCATCGGTATAGTCGAGGCGCTAGTCCCTTCCGATTATTCTGGGTATAAAGATGCTGTAGCTTTTGGCATTTTATTTATCATGCTATTAGTTAGACCCCAAGGTTTACTAGGTCGTCGGTTTATTCAGAAGGTATAGACTATAAAACCATGACAGCAATTACAAAACCAAAACTAACCTTTGATCAGTTTCTTGAAAAATGCCCAGAGAAAGGATTTTATGAGTTAGTAAATGGGGAAATTGTAGAAGTGCGTTCAACCAGAAATCATGATGATGTTGCTAATTTTATTTTGTTTGCTTTTAATGATGAAATTAGGCGGCTAAATCTGAATTATATAGTTAACAATACAGCAGTTTTTAGAACTAAAACTGCTGAGGGTATTGAACAAGGACGCAAACCTGATGCGAGTGTAATAGATAAAGATGTATGGCGTGCTAATCGTTCGGCTTATTCCGCACTTGAAGAACCGATTCAGTTAGCGGTAGAAGTGACATCAACCAATTGGGAAGATGATTATATTGACAAGTTAGATGAATACGAAAGATTAGGTATTCCTGAGTATTGGATTGTGGATTATTTAGCAATTGGGGATAGAAAATATTTAGGTACACCGAAAGAACCAATTGTATTTGTCTATTTACTAAATACAAATGGTAAATATGAACGCACATCTTTTAAAAGTTCTGAGCGCATTATATCAAGAACTTTTCCTGAACTAAAGCTTACAGCAGAACAGGTGTTAACAGCTTAAAATTTCCTAAGCAATTCAAAATGGCTGAATTTCTCTCTACTTATGGTTCTCTAATCGTCTCTATGGTACTAGGGGCATTGCTTGGACTATCGCTTTACTTACCCTTAATGGCTGGGCAATTGTCTTTAGCAAGCCCAGGATTTTACGCTTTAGGTGGTTATATTGCCGCAATTTTATCAACTAAAGTTTTTACATCTAACAGTAATTTATTTCCTATTCATTTACTATTATTGGAAATGTTAATTGCTGCTATAGTCTCCGGTTTGCTGGGGATAATTGTAGGGATTCCGGCTTTACGGTTGCGAGGGATTTATTTAGCGATCGCAACTATCGCTTTTGTGGAAGTTTTGCGGGTTTTAGCCCTCAATTTAGACATTACAGGCGGTGCTGTAGGTATTTTTGGTATTCCTCAACCCTTTGCCACACCATTAGAATATTTATGGATTGCTCTACCCTTACTATTAATTAGTATGGTGCTATTTTATCGGTTAGAACGGGTGCGAGTCGGTAGGGCATTAACTGCCATCCGTGAAGATGAATTAGCCGCAGGGGCGATGGGAATTAACCCCACTTACTACAAAGTTTTAGCATTTACTTTAGGGGCAATGTTAGCTGGGATTGTTGGTGTTATTAGCGCCCACTTTCTTAATACTTGGAATGCCAGACAAGGAACATTTGATGCTAGTATTATCTACTTAACTTTCGTGTTAATTGGTGGTTCGAGAACTTTCTTAGGTTCTGTTGTTGGTGGTATGGTATTTACAGCTTTACCGGAAATTTTACGCGGACTGGCTGATACAGGTGGTTTTCCTACATGGTTGGCGCAATTCTTGCGAGATGGGAGGTTAATTATTTTTGGCTTGTTAATAGTGATAGGTACTATTTTCTTCCCGCAAGGGTTAGTGACTCCAGATGTTTTTAAATTAGGTAAATCTAAAAATAAATGAGCCTGGATAAAAGTAAAGTTATTTTAGAAGCAAAGTCACTCACTCGCCGCTTTGGTGGTTTAGTAGCGGTGAATAATATATCTTTTAGCGTTAATCAACATGAAATTTTTGGGCTGATAGGGCCTAATGGTGCGGGAAAAACTACACTGTTTAATTTAATTACCGCTTTGATACCACCTTCTAGTGGAGAATTAATATATCAAGGTCAGGCGATCGCGCAACTACGTCCTCATCAAATTGCTAGTTTGGGTATCGCGCGGACATTCCAAAATATTCGCCTATTTGGGGAATTGTCAGCACTGGAAAATGTGATAATTGCCCGTCATTTACATACTAAAAGTACTTTGTTGACAGGTGTTTTAGGATTACCACCAGCACCGCAAGAAGAAGCGCAGAGTAGACAGAAAGCTTTAGAATTGTTAGATATGGTGGGGTTAAGCGATCGCGCTGAGGAAAAATCCCGAAATTTTGCCTATGGTGATCAACGTCGCTTAGAAATTGCCCGTGCATTAGCCTTACAACCGCAAATATTACTACTCGATGAACCTGCGGCGGGGATGAATCCTAGTGAAAAGAAACAATTGAGTGATTTTATTCGTAATTTACGCGATCGCTTCAATTTAACGATCATCTTAATTGAGCATCACGTACCCTTAGTTATGGGTTTGTGTGACAGAATTGCAGTTTTAGATTTTGGGCAATTAATCGCCTTGGGTAAACCGTCTGAAGTGCGGAATAACCCGGCTGTGATTGAAGCTTATTTAGGAAATGAGTGATTAGTTATAAGATTGTAAGAACTCGTCTAATGAGTTAACGGCGATCGCATTATCCATTAGGCTTTCTAATTTCTCCACACTCTCACCCTCAAGCCTTACTACTAATTCCTGGGGAATTTCTCCAAAGCGCCTTTGTAACAGCCTGATTAATTGCCGTTGCATACCCTGCTGGATTCCTTGCTGTATTCCTTGCTGTATTCCCTGGTGTAAACCAATCTTCTCACCTTCAGCAAGGATTTCTTGATACCAAGGCGATTCTCGCAATACTGCCATATCCCACCTCATAATCTGCTGTACTAAACGACTCTCTAACACAAAGCTAGCAAAAAATGCCAGCAATGATTCTAACTGGTTTAACTGCGGATCTGCTCGTAGTAGTTGTAATGCACGTTGGACAACTGCTGTCTCACCGCCTCCTCGCAAAATAGGGACAAATGGAAGTAAGGAAGGGAGGGGTTGCTGAAATACTATCTCCGCGTCTACTTCCCACAAATTAATTACCCGGTAATCTTGAATTGCACGCAAGCCTAAAAATTCCTGTTCGTAACTATTGACAACAGTTACCGTTGATGGTGGTGGTAAAATGTTGATAAGTACAGGGTAAGTTGGCAGTTTATACCGTTCTTGTGCTAAGGCTGCATAAGCTCTCATACGTAGCGGCATATCTATTGTATAACGCAACTGCAATTCGTTGAGTACGAGAAAATCCCCAAGGGTGGGGCTGTAGGCTTTGACGAGAACGTCTGTTTCTCGGCTTATCCATTGAAACTCGGAACCAAGAATTTCCTTTGCTGTAACTTCAGGGCGCTGAGTTACCCATTGCACCCATTCATCAGGCGCTAGGCTGATCAGTCGTTTGCTACCGCTATCTGCTGCTTTTGCCACAAGAGATTTAATACAAATTTCCGTAATTAATAATACACTTTTAAGACTGTATGCTGTTCCCTGCTATAAGTCTTTGGGATTGAGGTATGTTAGTTGTTGTTTGAACATTTAAGATTTATGGATTGAAACCGCCGATGCACGCCGATGAACGCCGATATGAAGATGGACAGGATTTTACAATTTTAGATGTTCAGGAGCTTGATGTTAATTATGGTGGTATTCAAGCTCTAAAGAAGATGAATTTAACTATTAAAAGAGGTGAGGTTGTTACTTTAATCGGTGCTAATGGTGCAGGGAAAAGTACGACACTCAGGGCAATATCTAAGTTAGTTAATCCTAAAAGTGGGCAGATTATTTACAATGGGCGAAGTGTTACTCGCCGTCTACCCCATGAGGTGGTGCAGCTTGGAATTGCCCATTGTCCAGAAGGGCGGCGGGTATTGGCAAGGCAAACTGTTTTAGATAATTTACTTTTAGGTGCTTATATTCGCTCGAATCAAGCAGAAATTAAAGCTGATATTAAACGACAGTTTGAGTTATTTCCTAGATTGGCACAAAGGCAAAATCAACTAGCAGGAACTCTCAGTGGTGGTGAACAGCAAATGTTGGCGATCGCTCGTGCTTTAATGAGTAGACCACAACTGCTACTCTTAGATGAGCCTAGTTTGGGTTTAGCACCCGCAATTGTGAGGGAAATATTCTCAATTATCCAAAATCTCCGCGCTACTGGGGTAACTATTTTACTAGTTGAACAAAATGCCAATTTAGCTCTCCAAATTGCAGATAGAGGATATGTTTTAGAAGCTGGTTCTATTACCCTGAGTGGTGCAGCTTCTAACTTAATTAATGATGAGCGCGTGAAAAAAGCTTATTTAGGCTAAATGTATTGGTAAATTAACTTAAAAATAAAATCCCCCTCTATGGCACAAGGGGGATGATGGCAAAATGGTCAGAGAAAATTCAAAACTTTATTTGTTAATTGTCAGTTGTTTTTTGATTTGATTTAAGACTTACCTTGTCGCGGTGTGGGAGGTTTTTACATATCTAAAACCCTAACTATTAACAACTGGCATTTATCCAAATTTCCCGGCGTTTTGGTCTGGATCGTAATCTCGTACCCAGAAAATCGCGGCGTGGGCGAATGCACCAATCATCAAGAAGCTGGCGATGTATTGGTAGTGGGTGTACAGTGCTGCTTGGGTTGTGTAGTCTTTACCCATGAACGCATAAGGTACTAAAGAGTACATATGCTGTGCTACTAGAGAAGCAGGCGTTCCTAAAGCAGCTAGGTGAATACTTAATTGGAAGTGTAGAGAGTTGTTGTATGTATCGTATAGACCTTGGTGGGGCAGGTTGAATTGACCTTCGGTACGAACACCAAAGAAGTTCTTAGCATTCAGCATTTCTTTAATGCTGTGACCGATACTAAAGTTAGTCCGATACTGGTGTCCAGCGATAATGAATATGACTGCGATCTCCAAATGGTGATGCGCCATATCAGTCAACCACTAAGTTCGGTCGGAGAATTGGTTTTTGATATAGGTATAGAGTTTAACTGATAAAATATCTTGCCGTTTAATAATTATTGCAACTTAAATTCATCAAACTTAATGACATCAGAATTTGGTTTCCGAGTGTCAAATAAATAGCTGCTAACTGTACCATTACTTGTGTCAAAAATACTAAAAACTGTAATATCGTTACTAGTAATATAGGGTAATGGCTTGCCATCTTCCCCTAACATAGAGTGAATTGTGGGTACAACTGGTTCTAAGCCATTGGGGTCGCCAAGGGCGATATATTCTTCTTGATAGCTTGTTGGTACTTCTCGCTTTCTCTCACCCCAAGCAGCGCCATAGGAATTACCAACGTTAGATGTTTCAAGAAAGTGCATTCCACTAGAACTAACAAAACGATTCCATAGATGGGAATGACCATAAAATACAAGTTGTACTTTCGCAGCTTCTAATAGAGGTATGACATCACGAATAATATAGTCTGCATCTTTGGGGTATTCGTAACGCACGGCTTGAATATTGCCTACATCATCACGTTCAATTATTTGTATAGGGTCTGTGTAAGCAGGAACAATATTATCACCCAAAGTATGAGGCGGGTGATGAAACATGACAACCTTATATTTAGCTTGTTGAAACTCAGGGCTATTAAGTTCTTTTTCTAACCAATTGTACTGTGTACTACCTTTAGTAATTGGTTCATAAATTAACTGACCATAACCCCAATTTTCAGGATCATTTAAGTCTTTTGCTGCTTCTTGATATCTGCCTTGATATTCATTAGATATGTTGGGTCTACGCCACATATTTGTAATGTACAATACCACCAACCTGACATCACCAAAACTTACTGTATAATATTTCTTTCCCCCGGCTTGGCTTTGGGGTAATGTAAAAATTTCTTCGTAAGTAATTGTATTAAAAGAGTTGTCTATTAATGATTCACTACTATATAATTTTTGAGCAATATCACGGGGAAAAGTATCATTAAATTCATCATCTAAACTTCTCGTTCTAGCGAACCTTCCCATCACTTCATGATTACCAATACAGGTAAACATTGGTGCATGTTGAATAATTTCACCACCTGTATATCTCACCTTTACACCATTATGTTCCATTTGGTAGTTAGCGCGACCTTGTAACCCTGGAAAAAATGCACCACCCCGATTATCATCAAACCATTCCGAGGCGCGATCGCTAACATTGGCTAAATCACCAGCAAACCAAACTGCATCTACTCTCCCCACCGTTTCCACTACCTTTTGCAGATTTGCGGTGGTCATAGGTTTGAGTTGATGGTCTGAAGTTAGAAGAATTTTTAGCGGTGTCTCTGGTTTGGGAGTAGGTGCAAGGGTAAAAATCCTGCTACTAGCACTCACGCCATCTTCGCGCACACTCATCACCCGATAATTAACTCGCACCCCAGGAGTTAATCCCGTTACCTCTGCTTCATGTCGCCAAATATCACGTTGTACTGGCTGTTGATAAACTTGTCCATTTTGGGTTTGATTTCCCACCCTAGAATATTGGTCTTCTCTTGTACGACTAAGTTTAGTAGTACCTGCATAGACGGTGTGCTGTAAATCTTCACCGAAGATAACACTATGTTTAGTACCAGCAAATTCAGTAAACCAAACTACTCGGACAGAGTTTTGGGTTGGTAGCTGCAAAAATGGGTCAGTCAGCAGTTGGGGTACTGATGTCATCGTTGTTTGCCCAAATGAACGCACATTTATAGTACGGCATAGAGAAAACAGAATGACATATATAGCTAAAGGTTTTTGGTTGGAACCATAACTCCGCAGTTAGTGAAACTTGCTCATTTATTTTATCTGGTGGCGATCGCACATCCTCATATAATCTCATCCATACCAGTCTTGAAAATCCTGGTATCCTCTGCTATGATTTCTCAAAATATAGTAAAAAATATTACATAATGGATAAAAAAGATTCGCTAATTGACGAACCCGTAATTATTGTAGAGTTCGGCCCTAGTGCGGGGATGAGAGGTGTTAGCTTAACTCCAGCAGATATTGCTAAAGAATCGGCGAAAGCATTGGATAAAGCCATGCTAACTATCCGACAAATGGCAAAAAAGACGATGGAGACAATCGATACATTATCTAACAAGCCCTCGGAAGTGGAATTAGAATTTGGTATCAAGTTAAATACCGAAGCAGGAGCGATAATTGCCAAAACTGCGGGAGAAGCCAGCCTCAAGGTAAAGTTACTCTGGGAGCGCAAAGATTCCAATAATGAGTCAGATTCAAAATCTGCGTAACTTTACTGTACAAGTTCGTAACGCTGATAATGTAATTGTTGGCACAGGTTTTGTGGTTTCCCATACAGGAGAGATTGTTACCTGTTGTCATGTGATACGGGATGCAGGCGGACAAGTTGCTGAGGGAGTAGAAGTTAATGTCTACTTTCCGAAAGCGAGAAAGCAGGAACAGAAAGCACACACAGCTACAGTTACAGCCTGTTTTTTAGAACATGATGATGATGTGGTTGTGCTGCAACTGGATACGATTACATTACCGGATGGGATAGAACCAGCTATTCTGGGGATAGCTGAAAGTTCTCCTGGTCATAA
Above is a genomic segment from Nostoc sp. MS1 containing:
- a CDS encoding branched-chain amino acid ABC transporter permease, giving the protein MAEFLSTYGSLIVSMVLGALLGLSLYLPLMAGQLSLASPGFYALGGYIAAILSTKVFTSNSNLFPIHLLLLEMLIAAIVSGLLGIIVGIPALRLRGIYLAIATIAFVEVLRVLALNLDITGGAVGIFGIPQPFATPLEYLWIALPLLLISMVLFYRLERVRVGRALTAIREDELAAGAMGINPTYYKVLAFTLGAMLAGIVGVISAHFLNTWNARQGTFDASIIYLTFVLIGGSRTFLGSVVGGMVFTALPEILRGLADTGGFPTWLAQFLRDGRLIIFGLLIVIGTIFFPQGLVTPDVFKLGKSKNK
- a CDS encoding purple acid phosphatase family protein; its protein translation is MTSVPQLLTDPFLQLPTQNSVRVVWFTEFAGTKHSVIFGEDLQHTVYAGTTKLSRTREDQYSRVGNQTQNGQVYQQPVQRDIWRHEAEVTGLTPGVRVNYRVMSVREDGVSASSRIFTLAPTPKPETPLKILLTSDHQLKPMTTANLQKVVETVGRVDAVWFAGDLANVSDRASEWFDDNRGGAFFPGLQGRANYQMEHNGVKVRYTGGEIIQHAPMFTCIGNHEVMGRFARTRSLDDEFNDTFPRDIAQKLYSSESLIDNSFNTITYEEIFTLPQSQAGGKKYYTVSFGDVRLVVLYITNMWRRPNISNEYQGRYQEAAKDLNDPENWGYGQLIYEPITKGSTQYNWLEKELNSPEFQQAKYKVVMFHHPPHTLGDNIVPAYTDPIQIIERDDVGNIQAVRYEYPKDADYIIRDVIPLLEAAKVQLVFYGHSHLWNRFVSSSGMHFLETSNVGNSYGAAWGERKREVPTSYQEEYIALGDPNGLEPVVPTIHSMLGEDGKPLPYITSNDITVFSIFDTSNGTVSSYLFDTRKPNSDVIKFDEFKLQ
- a CDS encoding branched-chain amino acid ABC transporter permease, producing MELFLQQLLNGLSIGSVYAIFALGYTLVYSILGIINLAHGAIFTVGAYFTYALMGGTFGFNGLLANASLPIKLPFAIALILGSGFAGLLGVAMERVAFQPLRKKGSDPLLTVVSSLGVAVVIVNLIQYLVGAESYTFPADTFGNLPPAINFGTQEQPIPIRSVQVMIFTVSVIIVAILTFFINRTKYGKAIQAIAEDATTASLLGINSDRFIVLTFFISSFLAGLAGTLVASSVSIAGPYFGIGFGLRGLAVIVLGGLGSIPGAVLGGLLIGIVEALVPSDYSGYKDAVAFGILFIMLLVRPQGLLGRRFIQKV
- a CDS encoding ABC transporter ATP-binding protein, which encodes MHADERRYEDGQDFTILDVQELDVNYGGIQALKKMNLTIKRGEVVTLIGANGAGKSTTLRAISKLVNPKSGQIIYNGRSVTRRLPHEVVQLGIAHCPEGRRVLARQTVLDNLLLGAYIRSNQAEIKADIKRQFELFPRLAQRQNQLAGTLSGGEQQMLAIARALMSRPQLLLLDEPSLGLAPAIVREIFSIIQNLRATGVTILLVEQNANLALQIADRGYVLEAGSITLSGAASNLINDERVKKAYLG
- a CDS encoding CU044_2847 family protein; this encodes MDKKDSLIDEPVIIVEFGPSAGMRGVSLTPADIAKESAKALDKAMLTIRQMAKKTMETIDTLSNKPSEVELEFGIKLNTEAGAIIAKTAGEASLKVKLLWERKDSNNESDSKSA
- a CDS encoding ABC transporter ATP-binding protein, which produces MSLDKSKVILEAKSLTRRFGGLVAVNNISFSVNQHEIFGLIGPNGAGKTTLFNLITALIPPSSGELIYQGQAIAQLRPHQIASLGIARTFQNIRLFGELSALENVIIARHLHTKSTLLTGVLGLPPAPQEEAQSRQKALELLDMVGLSDRAEEKSRNFAYGDQRRLEIARALALQPQILLLDEPAAGMNPSEKKQLSDFIRNLRDRFNLTIILIEHHVPLVMGLCDRIAVLDFGQLIALGKPSEVRNNPAVIEAYLGNE
- a CDS encoding Rpn family recombination-promoting nuclease/putative transposase, which gives rise to MAKAADSGSKRLISLAPDEWVQWVTQRPEVTAKEILGSEFQWISRETDVLVKAYSPTLGDFLVLNELQLRYTIDMPLRMRAYAALAQERYKLPTYPVLINILPPPSTVTVVNSYEQEFLGLRAIQDYRVINLWEVDAEIVFQQPLPSLLPFVPILRGGGETAVVQRALQLLRADPQLNQLESLLAFFASFVLESRLVQQIMRWDMAVLRESPWYQEILAEGEKIGLHQGIQQGIQQGIQQGMQRQLIRLLQRRFGEIPQELVVRLEGESVEKLESLMDNAIAVNSLDEFLQSYN
- a CDS encoding ABC transporter substrate-binding protein, which encodes MKKTFAYTTALLSSCTLLLTACGGGTSTTTNPTNNPQTNTNTTNVATTSDTNSIPIGVAVAQTSNVALLGQEQVAGAKIAEKYFNDKGGVNGTPIKLIFQDTAGDEAGTINAFQTLINKDKVVGIVGPTLSQQAFSADPIAERAKIPVVGPSNTAKGIPEIGDYIARVSAPVSIVAPNAVKAALKQNPNIKRVAVFFAQNDAFSKSETETFQKTVKDQGLELVTVQKFQTTDTDFQSQATNAINLKPDLVIISGLAADGGNLVRQLRELGYKGIIIGGNGLNTSNVFAVCKALCDGVLIAQAYSPEYTNEVNTAFRQAYVEQYKKEPPQFSAQAFAAVQVYVEALKALDNKNKVNKVQLPELRTQLNQQLLTGKYSTPLGEISFTPVGEIVQQNFYVAQIKMEKDGSQGKFTFLK
- a CDS encoding Uma2 family endonuclease, which produces MTAITKPKLTFDQFLEKCPEKGFYELVNGEIVEVRSTRNHDDVANFILFAFNDEIRRLNLNYIVNNTAVFRTKTAEGIEQGRKPDASVIDKDVWRANRSAYSALEEPIQLAVEVTSTNWEDDYIDKLDEYERLGIPEYWIVDYLAIGDRKYLGTPKEPIVFVYLLNTNGKYERTSFKSSERIISRTFPELKLTAEQVLTA